The stretch of DNA ACcgcatattttttattcgcTGCACCAAATAAGGAAGGATCCAAACAATCTCTCAAATCAATTGGAAACCTTAACAGGTTCGATTAGACATCGTTTGAAACTTTGTAAATCTTTGATATCGGAAAACGAAGATACCAAGGATTTATTAAGTAAAAGTCCATCAGAATGGCAGGATATCATCCATCAACGTGAACAAGAACTGCAAATTAAGAGAGACGTCTTGGATGATCTTTATCGCAAGTTACAACGATAAAATCTATGCTATCTATCTTTagtctatatatatatatatatatacatacgCATACCACATCTTCAAACGTGCATATAGAATGGAGCCTGCGTTTCTAGCAATACACATACACCTGTCAAAAAACCTTCACCGCCTCCCCCTATTTGTTTTATCGTCAATTAAATCTTTAAAGATTTGTGGAACCATGTCTATCAACCATTCTTCCTTAGGGATAACTAGACAGTCCCTGATAAATTCCTTCGACGTTAGCATcaattgttgataaagcACATATTTGCTTGGTCTCTGCGCCTTTTCCTTATGATTAACGAAAAGTATACTGGTAGGATGAACACTAACGTTCAGCCCACCTGATGACCTACCCATGGTTTGATAGCCGGTGGGGCCTAATTGTACAATATTCATCGGAAACCCGCTGATGAAGCATCGAGTTATTCTAGCATTTATGTAGCCCGCTATATTGCCTATCTTCATCCTGGCTTGGTCGTTCTTTTCAACTAATCCAACCTTTTCACTGCACCTGaataattggtttctaATATTTCTTACCCTCAACATCGTTTTGAATTGAATTTTGTGGTCTTGACACCAACTTCTGGAAAATTTAGAGTTTCTCCATTGGTTGAAGATTTCCAAATACAATATGTGATCACTTTCCACTTCGCTTAACACACTTGCCGCAGCATCTCTTTTTTGACcaataaataatgaagGTGTTTCATGTAGCATCGAAACTATGGTCAAACACTCTTCTAGTACACCTTGACATTGTTCGTGCGTAGCAGCTGTATAAAGCACTTTTGCAAATTCAGGTTCACAAGGAAACTCGCACATCATTTTACCTAACCGAGTGATTGTCCCTTTGCTATTTAAGGCACCTAAAATGTataaattttccaaagacTTCCGTAATGTGGGGATACTGGGCTTATCCATCAGGGGAAACTTTATTAGGTCAGTAACGCCAAgcgataataataataacaccGTATTAGAAAGATTTGTTCTTGTGATCTCAGGCTTAGGCATAAGTTCCAACTCGTGCAAATATGACCATTTGGTAAAAATTCTAAAACATTTTCCCGGCCCAACACGACCAGCCCTACCGGCACGCTGATCAACTGAAGCTCTTGAGCATGGAACTGTTAAAAGTTGGGTCATTCCAGTGGAGGGTACGTACGAATTTTCCTTAACAAATCCAGGATCAATGACATATCTAATACCATCAATGGTCAATGAAGTTTCCGCAATATTAGTTGCCAAAACAACTTTCCTACAATTTTCCGGAGTCGGctggaaaattttcaattgctgCTCTTGGGGTAAATTTGCGTATATAGGAGTTATAAtcatttgttttgttcTAGAACCTAATTTAGACATGATCTCCTCCAGTTTGGTTTTTgttctttcaatttcttcttgccCCGTTAAAAACACCAATATATCCCCCGGTAAACTTTGCGTAGtatgaatttgaaaaatagtTGTTATAGCGGCATGTATATAGTTTGCCTCCGGCTGTAATGTGTAGTGGATATCTACAGGATATCTTCTCCCAGGAACGTTGAAAATGGGacaattatcaaaaaactctgaaaatttttttgcgTTCATTGTTGCTGATGATATAAGCAATTTTAAAGTGGGCCTCTGCGGCAAAATATCTTTCAGCAAACCTATCAGGATATCTGTGGCTAGAGTACGTTCATGAGCTTCATCAATCATAATACAAGAATATTTGCTTAATTTGGAATCTGTAAGAAATTCTCTTAGTAACATACCATCCGTCATATACTTTAGAACCGTTTTATTTGGGGTTGTTTTGTCTTCAAAACGGATCTGATAACCCACTTCCTTCCCAAGCACAACATTCATTTCATCTGCTACTCTTGCAGCAACAGAAGTGGCCGCCACACGACGTGGTTGTGTTATGGCAATCTGTAACTTTCCCTGATCAGTGAATCCATCTTCTACCAAATATTGGGGTAACTGTGTGGTTTTACCAGAACCGGTTTCACCCATTATAATCAAaacttgattttttttgatctcTTGTAGTAGCTCATCCTTGTATTGATGTACAGgcaaaagttttcttgCCTCTTGTATAGTCAGTATACGCTTTTCCTCAGTTTCTAAAGCTTGTGCTAGACGTGCCTCATATTGAAGTTTCTCTTCAGGTAGTAAATCGTCCTCCTCATTAGTATAATCAATCATTGCATCTGTGTCGAACACATAATCGTACTTGTCAGAGCCTTCCAATGTTATATCATCAGGGTGATCGCTTTGCCCCGCCATAGCATTTCGCAATTGTTGTTCTTCCCACATGCGTTGTCTGTTTATTTtgtcaatttcttttgcattctttattttatgAGTAACTTCTACGTTAAATTTAGAATTAGAAGAGGCGTACTTAGTTTCATTCTCGGAGTCACCTAGTAGACCCTTCTTTGTAGTAAGTTCATTATTTGAcgttattttttcatcatacTTTGATGACTTTTTTTGTGATCCAAGTTGTTCTCCTTTtaaattgttcttttctggACCTTGGTTCGTATTagaaaaaactttattgGGGTCATAGCGTGATCGTTTTAGCTGCAAGGCAGAGTTCTTATCCTTGGCCTCTTTGTCTTCTTCCTCACCCAAGGAAGAAGGCTCTATTCTTACTGCATTGTCATTCTGTCTTGTAACTTCATACGTTCGTTTCACTCTTCGCTTACCGGTTTCAGATGTAATACTTGACATGTGTTGCTATACACGCTTGTTATCTATATAGATGCCAATTAAACATATAGCAGCTATCCGTTATTACTTATACAATTGATTAATATCACTTTTTAATTGTCCGGGTAACTAACTGTCTTCCACTTTCAGCACGTTCTCGTCATCAGGTTGTATGGGCTAGTACTGTTTTGGCTACATTTGAGATACGAGCACTTAAAGAATTCTTGCATATTTTCGATGATTAGTCTTTAATTTTCCCACTTGTTCTCACTATTTCCTCTATTGTCTTAATACGCTCACATAtcgaagtttttttttcatgcGATGAGCTTCGagatgaaaaaaggaaactgaaaaatttagatCGATAAGATAAGAGatgtgattttttttttttttcgtaaGGCTGTAGGCCTTGGATAACGTCTTATTTACTATTTATATGCGACATCTTCGATAATTTCATACGTTTAATTTCGAACTCgcatttattttatttattatgtCCCATCGTATAGCACCTTCCAAAGAACgatcttcatcatttatttcaattttagACGATGAAACAAGAGACACATTGAAAGCTAATGCAGTCATGGATGGTGAAGTAGATGtcaaaaaaacaaaaggaaaaagctCTCGGTATATCCCACCATGGACAACTCCATATATAATAGGTATAGGTGGTGCTTCAGGTTCAGGCAAGACAAGCGTTGCTGCTAAGATTGTGTCGTCAATTAATGTTCCCTGGACAGTATTAATATCTTTGGATAACTTTTACAATCCATTAGGCCCAGAGGACAGAGCCAGAGCctttaaaaatgaatacGATTTCGACGAGCCAAATGCCATCAACTTAGATTTGGCATATAAGTGCATTTTGAACTTAAAGGAGGGCAAAAGGACAAATATCCCAGTTTATAGCTTCGTCCACCACAATAGAGTTCctgataaaaatatagtCATATACGGGGCCAGTGTGGTAGTTATCGAAGGGATCTACGCCCTTTACGATCGCCGATTGCTGGATTTGATGGACTTGAAAATTTATGTTGACGCTGATTTGGATGTCTGCTTAGCAAGAAGATTGTCGAGAGATATAGTTTCCAGAGGGAGAGATTTGGATGGTTGTATTCAACAATGGGAGAAATTTGTGAAACCAAATGCGGTAAAGTTTGTGAAACCAACAATGAAGAATGCAGATGCTATCATTCCATCGATGAGTGATAATGCTACAGCGGTAAATTTAATCATTAACCACATCAAGTCAAAACTGGAACTAAAATCAAATGAACACTTAAGAGAGCTAATCAAATTGGGCTCTTCTCCTTCACAAGATGTGCTTAATCGTAACATAATTCATGAATTGCCGCCCACCAACCAAGTTCTTTCGCTGCATACTATGCTTCTAAATAAAAATCTAAATTGCGCGGACTTTGTTTTCTACTTTGACAGGTTAGCAACAATTTTGTTATCATGGGCACTTGATGACATTCCTGTAGCACATACGAACATAATTACACCTGGTGAGCATACCATGGAAAACGTTATTGCCTGTCAATTCGATCAAGTTACAGCTGTTAATATTATTCGATCTGGCGATTGTTTTATGAAGTCTTTGAGAAAGACGATCCCCAATATCACAATTGGTAAATTGTTGATTCAGTCCGATTCACAAACTGGGGAACCTCAACTGCATTGCGAATTTTTACCCCCAAATATAGAAAAGTTTGGCAAGGTTTTCTTAATGGAAGGTCAAATCATAAGTGGTGCGGCCATGATCATGGCCATCCAGGTGCTTTTAGATCATGGTAttgatttggaaaagattAGCGTGGTGGTTTATTTGGCCACTGAAGTTGGTATCCGACGTATATTAAATGCATTTGATAACAAAGTCAACATTTTTGCTGGTATGATCATCTCCAGAGAAAAGTTAcaaaatcatcaatacAAATGGGCATTGACcagattttttgattcAAAGTATTTTGGTTGTGATTGAGAATAATTAGAGGCAATATAAAgtaaaattaaataataGTGCACGTATACATACTATATTAGTAACCTTTCATTCTCTCTATGGATAATCTTAAAATCCCATTACTTTCAATATGCCATAACCTACTGTAACAATAGCGGCATAACTTAACAAACTGGCTGGTACACCTCTCGTAATAAATGTACCCACGGTCAAATATCTATCACCAACTTCATCAATCATTGAAATGGCAGTCACGTTGGGGAAACCAGAGGTTGGAAGACCCATAGCACTAGAGCATAATAGGGCGGCTATAACGATCAATAGTCTAGAATGATCACCTGAAGGTAGATTGGAACCGATCTCACTCATTAATGGTACGATGATCATTGCCGCGACGGTATGGGAGACAAAAGTGGCCATTACAAGAATCACTAGACCGAAGATCAACacaataatgaagattGGTTCATGCTCAACCTGCGCCTTAATTAACTGTGCCATTGTAGACAATAAACCGGATGAGCTTACCGCCTTACCTAGGGTGGTACCTCCCATGGCCAAAACAACGATTGTCCacatgaaattattgaaatcATCCGAAGTTAGAAGACCTGTACCGAAGAAGACTACTATAGGTATAATAGATATGATTCCCATTTCACCAAAGATACCGGAGATTTGGTTTGAAAGACACCAAAGAACAATTGTTATAATGCAAACTAAAGTGACAAACCATTGCTTCAGAGTGAATGGATCACGGGATGGATGCAattgcaaaattttcacATTTGGCTCAGGAGGGAAGGTTATGATCAATAGCACCCAAATTGCCATGACACAAATAAAGCACACAGGTAGCGCAATCATAAACCATTCAGCCCAAGATGGTGAAGGGTCCATTATACcaatagaaaaaatgttttgAGGAGAAGCGATGGGAGAAGACATACCACCGATATTGGAGGCAAGAGCGATACCAAGAATTAGAGCTTTGGCATAGGAACAATTTCTTGGCAGTGTTCTGAGCAAAGGTTGAACAATTGAATAGCAAAGAACGGGGGCAGCAACATTAGAAACCCACATGGAAACAAAGAGCGCCACAAACATATTTgttaaaagaataaaatgtGGGTTTGTACCGGCGGATGCCAAAATATGCGTAGAAAGGACTTTGGCAATGTTGTACTTGGAAAGGGCGGCTGCTAAAGTAAACCCACCCAGCAAAAGCATGATGACACTCGACCACATCGTTGATAAGATGAACTGAGAGGAATCACGGGGAGACATTGGTTGGGAGGTGATAGGGTCCTTGATAACAGGGAACACTACAATAAGCAGAGGAATCATTAGAGAAGTCACGAAAAGGGGGATGGTCTCAGTGGCCCATAATAAAGATGCATATATTAAGATGGCGAAACAGTTTTTCTGTAAGGAATCCTGCGTAAAAGGAGTCAAATTAAAAGTTAATAATGCAATGAAACATGAGGTGATTAACAGAAACTTCAGCAGGGAAGTTTGGCCCATGATAAATTGCAACCATTGCTTGGGTGGTAAATGCATGAGTTCACGGAAAGTTAGGGAATCCGTTGATGGAGCGATGATACCGGCGCCACCACTCGACATTGCCATGGATTCAGTAATGTTGGCATTGGGGCGCAATTGACTGGAACTcaactttgaaaacttcTTGTTGTCAGTCTTGGCAGATTGGTACTTTCTCTCCAAATTCATCATATCTTTCCAAACGGTGTTTCTTTCCCAAACTACGTGATCTCTCAAATGAGAGGATAATTCACGCTCAGCATCCTGGAAATCGAGGACTTCTTGTCTGTTGCcatcttcgtcttcttcattaccGCTGCTGTTTTCGTCATTGTTGATTCGGTCAGCGTCCAAGTTAAACGTATTAGATGGTCGACGCGTGCCCTTGTTCAAGCTAGCGTAAGTGAGGATGGTCTCGGTAATGTGATGCTGAATCCTATTTATTGTAGCAGGATTGAAAACATGCGAATGGAATTTGATATAGTTCAAGTAGTTCTGCTTCAAGTTCGTATTTAAGGACTTGTCAAATTTCTTGCAGATCTTGGAGAACCCGGTCTGGTTCAACTCAATAAAGTCCTTCAACTCGGACAACTGGGTGTAGATCGATAtcaatcttttctttaaagagAGCCTATGTTGGGTAAAAGGAGAAAGATACACAGGGTTAGAGTTAGAAAGCGACACTGAAGCGGAGGCCAGGTTTTGCATTGAGTTACCATTATTAGTCGTGTTCGAGACCTGCGTGTGGATGACGGGTGCAGAGTCAATCGACATGTCTGTCAGAGAGGGGTTGGAGTCCGTGGAGGAGACACTACTAAACCTTCTTTGGCGTTGTTGTGACTTAGACTTCCTGTTTCTTGCAACACTTTGCAGTTGatgctgttgctgctgaTTAAACAATTGGGTGGCCTTGTTCGTGTTTTCCAGTTCCATGACATCGTCCTTCAATTCGTTGTAGTTGGCGATAAGACCTGTTTCTTGAGATATGTagaatttatcaatttttttcaattcttggTTTAAGGCAGCAACAAATTTAGAGATGTAGAATTGATCATCTGGAGAAGCATCTGCCAATAGCGGCAGATTTTCATCGTTGGCGTCATGTGGCTCCACAACATGGTGCTTATTGTTACTGTACAGCTTATCTTTTTGCAAAGAATagatcaattttttcagctgCGAATAGGCCAGATACTTGGTAGACCATTCTGGTACAGAATTGAATTGTAAGGAATGCGAGAACTTCATGTCAGTCTGCAAGTTACCGTGTCACCTTCacagttttctttttatttgactaagtaaaaaaagaaaagaagttaTTTTTACTAAGATTTTGAGCGGCATTTTTCCTAGTTACTTATCAATTTTCATACATGCAAGACATactcaatttttttttttttttttcagttttaaAATTAGTCCTGATCAAAAAGCCATCACGTGGATCCCCGAAAAAAAACGGATCCGGGTAACCagaagtatttttttcaagggaATAAAAGTTACCCtaccaaaataaaaaaattcaagtaGGGTAATAAAGTTCCACCCCCCATCAGGATTATCGTTCTCTGACATCACCCACTCTCTGCTCGCTCTCTGCTCGCTCTCTGCTTTCTTTCCCCACGCCGGAGTGATTAAGGCGGATAGGCCCACCTGAACACCTCGCTCAGAACATCAGCGAGAGTTCCAGCCCCTCTACCCCTTACCTCTCGCCGCCCCTCATTTCGGatcaaaagcaaaagaacAAAGGGCCTTCGCAGAAACGGAAGGTTTCGACCCCTCGGTGCCgttttaatttctttttctggcCAGTTAAGCTTTTTGACTTTCTCGAATCAGCCCAGTGCAAAACAGTACGCATACGAGCACAcaaatgtatatatatgtgtatgtatatatgtatatagGTATGTGTGTGTACATCCGAAGCGTAAACTAATGATCTGCAAGTTTCAGATTTTTTCTCGAAAAATATAACTAATAAACGTTCCATGTCGTCCACGGATATCAAGCCTTGTGCCGTGAACATCCCTGTTTCCGCTCACATCACCTTCCACTACAAGTCGATCGCGGACAGAAGCAGCAGCAGgagcagcagcagcagctCCTGCTCCTCTGCTACATCTAAAGCCTGCTCCCCCAGAGGCAGCTCCGTCGGCTTACCGCCTGCTTTATCAACTGACAATGAAATCGTCGAGACTGTACTTAATGTTTCCGCTCCCGTTGTAGCAGACCCTACGCGGCCCTCATTGTTCAAGAGTAACTACACCGCAGCCTCGTGCTTGACTTCTGACCCAACCTCGCCGTCACTACTGCCCTCTTCTAGGCGCAACTCTGTATTGCCGGCAAGCGACTTCCACCAATGCGCGCATCacaaaaactttcaaagaaGGGCCAGTGAGCCACAACTGCCCTCCTTCGATAATCGCTCGTCGTCCGAGATGAAAAGGTCCGTCTCGTACGCCCAGCATAGCATGATGTTCCCCATCAGTGACCAACAGGAGCCGCAAACATCCGCGTCTCCTAACGACCACTCAGACCCGTCTTGTCCTTGCAACAGACATCACCACAGAAGAAACTCGGTCGCCGTCAAGTTTGACAAACCATTGTATGAGAGACTAGAGACGTAGTTATCCATTCGTCCATCCATCTGTCTATCGTCACACAGCATTTCCCATCCCTCCTctatacatacatacatatacaGTTCTGCGTGGTCTACGCAGccatgtatatatatatttccgtcgttttatatattcattaCTAAAATCGACAATGCATTTTTTGCCGCTTTCCATTTCCTCTACTTTGCTCATCACTTCGctcgaagaaaaaatgaaaaccgtcttgaaaaacttttgcTATTTCATCCATCCAAGCCACACCAAATAGCGCAGTCACACAGAGATCATGGTTACATATGCTGGAAAACTGGTTCTAGCTCCAATGGTAAGAGCCGGCGAACTGCCCACGAGACTGATGGCGCTGGCCCACGGTGCAGATCTCGTCTGGTCCCCAGAAATCATCGACAAAAAGCTAATTCAGTGCGTCAGGAAGGAAAACACTGCACTCCAAACTGTCGACTACGTCGTGCCGTCCAAGGTTCAAACGAGGCCGGAGACGCTCGTTTTCAGAACATATCCAAAACTAGAATCCTCTAAATTGATTTTCCAGATCGGGTCTGCATCCCCGGCTCTGGCCACCCAGGCTGCTTTGAAAGTGATCAACGACGTCAGCGGGATAGATATCAATGCAGGCTGCCCCAAACACTTCTCTATACACTCCGGCATGGGCTCTGCCCTCTTGCGCACCCCAGACACACTGTGTCTCATCTTGAAAGAACTGGTTAAGAACGTGGGTAACCCTCACAGCAAACCCATCAGTGTGAAAATAAGACTCTTGGACACCAAGCAAGACACTCTACAGCTCGTCAAACGTCTGTGTGCCACGGGCATCACAAATCTTACAGTTCACTGCAGGAAGACTGAAATGAGAAACAGAGAGCAGCCCATCACAGATTACATTGCGGAGATCTACGAGATATGCCAGGCAAATAACGTGTCGTTGATTGTGAACGGCGCTATCCGCGACCGCtctcattttcatgatTTACAAGCGAATCATTGGAAAAACACTAACATTGGTGGTATGATTGCAGAGTGTGCTGAACGGGACCCTACAGTTTTTGATCACACTTCTAAGCCTTCAGAAGACGGTCCATCTTGGGTCGTTGCTTGTCGCGAGTTTATTCAGTGGGCAACGAAGTTTGACAACCACATCGGCAATACAAAATACATGTTAAGCAGAATTGTCCCCGGAAAATCAGTCTTTTTTCAGTACTTTGCCCGTTGCAAGAGCCCGGAAGAAGTTAGTTTCGTACTAAAGCAATTGAACGATGATGGAAGCGCTCAAACAGATCCTTCAGAGTACTTGGAAAACTGCAGAGCTCAAGAAaaagctttgaaaaacGCCAACGCCATCGCCAAGCAAAAGAGGAAACAGACCGATCACATAGGCAGTGACACTAAAAAGCAAAAGGTTGTACCCCTTCCCACagatatataatatattcTAAGTAAAAAGAACGGATTATGAAAGAAAACGCgcataatatatatatgtatgtatttTCTAATTTATATTAGCAACTAAATTAAATTACATCaatactattttttttttttactttacAAGGTTTATTTCAAagtcttcaacaatttttctttatcatcgGTAGATAACATCTTGATAACTTCAGATAATCCATCAATAGCATTGTCATGGTCGCTTCTGATCTTTTTAGCTAAGTCTTGAGCGAATGACTCTAATTTCAAACCCTTTAGTTTATCGTCCAAAGTTTTGTAGTTTTCTTCAATCCATGTTGCGACTTGCCTATCATCTTCATGGTCCACTGAAGCAGGGTACCACGATCTAATTCTTGCGATCTTTTCTAATCTTGATGCTTCGCCTACCTGATGGCTCAACCTTTTAATCAAATATTCTTCGTTCAATCTTCTTCTCAATCtccagaagaagaaacgACGTGCCTCGGTCCATTCCAGTTCCTTAGAAATAACACCCTTGGCCACCATACGTGAAGACCTATCGTGCAAATCAGCAAATTGAAGACTGATTTGTCCGTAAATTGGCAATAGTTCTCTCTCACGATCAGCTAATTGCTTGGATATTTGCTGATGTACTTCTGGAGCCAAACTCTTGTTGGATAATTGAGATCTCAATTCTCTGTACTTGTCATCCAATCTGTTCATGGTGTCCAGCAATTTTTCTCTACGGAACTTGATACCAACCATACCTTGTGGTTCCAAAACACCAGCTCTAGCGTTGACGTCGGCATACATTTCCATTTGGTCAGCGTTGATAGTTGGATCGACAACAACCCATGAACCACCTCTTAGTTCACCGGTAGGTGGGATATAGATAATAATTGGTTGTTTGTAATCCACCAATGCGTCAACAATAAACGAACCATACTTCAAGACTTCGTTGAACATATCACGTTGACCACCAGAGAAACCTCTCCAGTTGGCCAAAATCATCATTGGCAATTGTTCACCGTTGTTAAAGTCATTGATAGCTTGAGCAGTCTTGAAGGCGGAGTTTGGATGCCAAACTTGACCAGGTTCTTGAATTAATGTTTCAGCACTATTTGGATTAGCTGGATCAGCAGGAATCAAGTTCTCGACAGTTCTTGTTTCAACACCAATAACACCCAGTGGAATACCACCAAGACGGGCTCTACCAACGACAACACCTTTGGCCCATCCTGACAAAGTTTCAAAGAAAGACCCTTTATCAAACAAACCATATTCAAATCCACTTTCAGTCTCACGACCTTCAATCATCCATCTTACATCGTAAGTTTCATCATTAGTTGGAGTGAAATCAACTGGTCTATCCCATGTGTCTTTAGTTTCCAAGATAGGAACTGGCATATTACGCTTGGCTGGAACATAAGACATCCATTCAACAATCTTCTCTACACCAGCTAAATCGTCAACAGCAGTCAAATGTGAAACACCGTTGTTATACATGATTTGAGTACCACCCAATTGTAAGTTAGAAGTATAAACTTCTCTACCCAGCATTTTGTTGATTGCAGGAGCACCAGTTAAAATAATTGGCTGGCCTTCGACCTGAATAGCTCTTTGACCCAAACGAACCAAATAAGCACCGATACCGACGGATCTACAAGTGACTAAGGTGATAGTGAAGATATCGTGGTAAGCCCTTGACGTTGCACCAGCAATTAAACCAGATCCACGTAGACATTCGACACCTAACCCATCTTCAGAACCAATAATTGTCTTGATGACAAATCTTTCTTCACCGTTTATAACAGTACGTTCAGTGAGAAcagaattttctttgtcaaatttctttaaagttTCCATACCTTCACTTGTTAAGTATAAGTATTGGAAGCCCTTGTCCGGATTGGCAGCATCATTCCATGCAACTTGAAATAGTGGAACAATCTCTTCAGCCATACCAATTCTGGCACCTGAGTTTGCAGCCAAGTAAATTCTTGGGATACCACGCTTTCTAGCATATTCAGTAACcttattgaagaattcGTCTTCTTGTGGACCAAAGGAACCGATCTTGAATGTGATATCGTtagcaacaacaacaaattGACGGCCTCTTGGATATTCAGGAGTCTTTACAGTAATCTTAAAGGCAACCATACCAATAGCGTTGGCACCAGGTTCTCTTTCCACCTCAGTTAATTCGCcgttttcatcttcaatcAACTCGTTggaaataaagaaatcatCTGTTAACTTAACATCTGCAGagaaatttttccattGGGATGACGATGCTTGGCGGAATAATTCTGGGAAGTCATAGACATATGTGGTACCCATCAAGTGTGCCTTATAACGTTTTGGTTGCAACCATTCCTTAACAGGGTAAGGAGTAGCAATAGGTCTTAAATGCATGGATCCAGGTTTACCCAAAGACTTAAATACCCATTCACCTTTTGCGTTCTTGACTTCGGTGTACATTTCTGTTTTGATAACATAACCAGAAACGTTATTGATCAAGGCACGCAATGGTACTGGGGCACCTGTTTGAGGAtctttgatgatgattctAATTTCGGCAGAAGAAACACGCAATCTCAACAATCTCTTACCAAATCTTTCTAAGAAACCACCGAAGGCGGCTTCGACATCTTCTGGAGAGATATCAAACACCGCAATGAAgttgatgaagatatgATTCAAATCAGAATTTGAAGTGTCGGTGACTTCTAAATTATCCAATATATCACTCATCAATCTGTTAGCTTCAGAAGTCAGATATTCTTGAATAGAAATGTCATCACGGATATGACCCGTTCTAATAATACCTCTTGTAAAGAATCTCTTATCCAATGGAGAAGTCTTACTAACAGCTTCGTAGACATGGATGTTTCTATTATCAGTGAAAATTGGTTTAATGTTGAAGTTGGACAATCTTCCTAATTCCAGTTGGAAGGCCAAAGCCGGCTC from Saccharomyces cerevisiae S288C chromosome XIV, complete sequence encodes:
- the URK1 gene encoding uridine kinase URK1 (Uridine/cytidine kinase; component of the pyrimidine ribonucleotide salvage pathway that converts uridine into UMP and cytidine into CMP; involved in the pyrimidine deoxyribonucleotide salvage pathway, converting deoxycytidine into dCMP), which produces MSHRIAPSKERSSSFISILDDETRDTLKANAVMDGEVDVKKTKGKSSRYIPPWTTPYIIGIGGASGSGKTSVAAKIVSSINVPWTVLISLDNFYNPLGPEDRARAFKNEYDFDEPNAINLDLAYKCILNLKEGKRTNIPVYSFVHHNRVPDKNIVIYGASVVVIEGIYALYDRRLLDLMDLKIYVDADLDVCLARRLSRDIVSRGRDLDGCIQQWEKFVKPNAVKFVKPTMKNADAIIPSMSDNATAVNLIINHIKSKLELKSNEHLRELIKLGSSPSQDVLNRNIIHELPPTNQVLSLHTMLLNKNLNCADFVFYFDRLATILLSWALDDIPVAHTNIITPGEHTMENVIACQFDQVTAVNIIRSGDCFMKSLRKTIPNITIGKLLIQSDSQTGEPQLHCEFLPPNIEKFGKVFLMEGQIISGAAMIMAIQVLLDHGIDLEKISVVVYLATEVGIRRILNAFDNKVNIFAGMIISREKLQNHQYKWALTRFFDSKYFGCD
- the CSE2 gene encoding Cse2p (Subunit of the RNA polymerase II mediator complex; associates with core polymerase subunits to form the RNA polymerase II holoenzyme; component of the Middle domain of mediator; required for regulation of RNA polymerase II activity; relocalizes to the cytosol in response to hypoxia) produces the protein MNLQNNVLNQIHQILLPTNPTLDKPNAEATKEEFSSAENRDEKDYLTNQQPKNLSTPSTSSNGEFIPHIFYSLHQIRKDPNNLSNQLETLTGSIRHRLKLCKSLISENEDTKDLLSKSPSEWQDIIHQREQELQIKRDVLDDLYRKLQR
- the PRP2 gene encoding DEAH-box RNA-dependent ATPase PRP2 (RNA-dependent DExH-box ATPase/helicase; required for activation of spliceosome before first transesterification step in RNA splicing; implicated in rearranging and proofreading snRNA structure in catalytic activation of spliceosome; ortholog of human protein DHX16) translates to MSSITSETGKRRVKRTYEVTRQNDNAVRIEPSSLGEEEDKEAKDKNSALQLKRSRYDPNKVFSNTNQGPEKNNLKGEQLGSQKKSSKYDEKITSNNELTTKKGLLGDSENETKYASSNSKFNVEVTHKIKNAKEIDKINRQRMWEEQQLRNAMAGQSDHPDDITLEGSDKYDYVFDTDAMIDYTNEEDDLLPEEKLQYEARLAQALETEEKRILTIQEARKLLPVHQYKDELLQEIKKNQVLIIMGETGSGKTTQLPQYLVEDGFTDQGKLQIAITQPRRVAATSVAARVADEMNVVLGKEVGYQIRFEDKTTPNKTVLKYMTDGMLLREFLTDSKLSKYSCIMIDEAHERTLATDILIGLLKDILPQRPTLKLLISSATMNAKKFSEFFDNCPIFNVPGRRYPVDIHYTLQPEANYIHAAITTIFQIHTTQSLPGDILVFLTGQEEIERTKTKLEEIMSKLGSRTKQMIITPIYANLPQEQQLKIFQPTPENCRKVVLATNIAETSLTIDGIRYVIDPGFVKENSYVPSTGMTQLLTVPCSRASVDQRAGRAGRVGPGKCFRIFTKWSYLHELELMPKPEITRTNLSNTVLLLLSLGVTDLIKFPLMDKPSIPTLRKSLENLYILGALNSKGTITRLGKMMCEFPCEPEFAKVLYTAATHEQCQGVLEECLTIVSMLHETPSLFIGQKRDAAASVLSEVESDHILYLEIFNQWRNSKFSRSWCQDHKIQFKTMLRVRNIRNQLFRCSEKVGLVEKNDQARMKIGNIAGYINARITRCFISGFPMNIVQLGPTGYQTMGRSSGGLNVSVHPTSILFVNHKEKAQRPSKYVLYQQLMLTSKEFIRDCLVIPKEEWLIDMVPQIFKDLIDDKTNRGRR